Sequence from the Methanosarcina siciliae T4/M genome:
TCCTGTTAAAAAAACATTTACCTGAGAGTATCTCTAGTTTTTTTCTTAAAAGGCGTTTTAACTTTTTCTCAAAGAGGCACTATATCGCGAGTGCAAAGAACTTAACTCTCATATGCTGTTATAGTTAAAATCTCTTTCTTTTAAGCTGCTAAGGTAATCAGAAACCCACGTAGTAAAAATATTTTATGTTTTTCCATATGAATCCGTGGCCGCCTCATTAAAGTTTACTTTCCTTTATTGCCCTTCGTGTTGGTAATAAGGTATATCTACAGCAAGTTATATTTATAATCGGGTAAATCTGAAATATCTAATTTATTTATGTCTCTCCACATGCTCTGCATATGGTTTGGACCTGAAAAATCATATATTTCCGGTTCTAACTGCACATCCGGAGTTAATATAATTTCAAAATTATATCGTCACAGATTTAATAATACATATTTATTTTTCCCGAGGTATAACATGTCCGAAATAGTAAGTGTTAGCGGCGGTCCGACTAAACCGGAAATTATTGCAGTGTCCCTTTCCAAACTCGGACTGCAGGATGGGGATCGGTTTGCAGATGTAGGCTGCGGTACGGGTTCGGTCTCGATAGAAGCATCCCGGATTGCCCGGAACCTGACTATCTATGCAATCGATGCCCGTAAAGAGGCTCTCTTTGCTACGGAAGCGAACTTCAATAGTTTCGGGATTGAAAATGCCAGGGTCCTGGCCGGTGAAGCCTCGGAACTTCTGGGCTCAGGAGGTCCTATTGACTTGATTGACTGCGCTTTTGTTGGCGGTACAAAAAACATTGACACCATCCTTGAGAAACTTGTTGAAAAAAAAACTCGCAGTATTGTGGTAAACGCAGTCCGTATCGAGACGGTTGTCCGAACAATCGAGGCTATGAAGAGGCTGGGAATTTTTGACGAGGTAGTCCACATTGCAGTCTCGAGAAGTGCCCCGATTGCCGGAGAGACTATGTTCAAACCTGAAAACCCGGTGTACATAGTTGTCGGAAAAAAACAAGCCTGAAAATTATCCTTTAATCGCTATCATGTTAACTCACCATCAAATTAATCAAATCACGTTTAATATTTACCTGTAAATTTATGGAGCGATAATATGTTAATAGGAGTAGGACTTGGTCCCGGAGACCCTGAACTTCTGACCCTGAAAGCAGTGAATGTTTTGAAAAACAGTGATAAGGTATATGTCCCAGGACGCCTGGCAAAAGACCTTGTAGCCCCATATACGGACGCCGAAATCCTTGAGTTCCCCATGATAAGGGACATCGAAGTCCTGAATACCCTCTGGAAAGAAAATGCAGACCGTGTCGCAGATGAGGCCAGAAAAGGGACAGTGGCTTTCGGGCTTATAGGTGACCCCAACTTTTTCTCCACTTTCACTCACCTGAAAAAGGTTATGAACAGGCACTACCCTGATGTTGAGACTGCAACGGTGCCGGGAATCAGTTCCATCACGTCTTTTGCTGCAAGGGCTGATGTAGCGGTCGAGAGTTCCTTTGAAGTAAGCGACGGTTCCGAGATCGGGTACAAGATCCACCTTAAAGCCACACAGCCGAGAAAGATTATTGAGAAACTCGAAACCGAAGGGTACAGGGAGTTTATTTTCGCAGAAAGGCTTTTTTCGGACAATGAACTGATTATCAGTGAGAAAGAAGATATCCCGGAAAAAGGGAACTATTTCAGCATTATTTACGGTAAAAAATAAGCACAGGGAATGGTCAGATGGAAAGAAAAGTATATTTTGTAGGGGCAGGTCCCGGAAACCCCAAACTGATTACCGTCCTCGGGCGTGAAATGCTTGAAAAAGCGGACCTTGTTATGTATGCGGGCTCCCTTGTAAACCCCGAAGTCCTTAACTACACAAAGGGAGAAACAGTCGACAGCTACGGGCTTACCCTTGACGAGACTACGAAAATAATTGCCGATGCCGTGGATGCAGGAAAGTTCGTGGTGCGCCTCCACAGCGGAGACCCCTCGCTTTACGGGTCTGTTATAGAGCAGATGGAAGAGTTGAAAAAATACGACATCGAAGTTGAAAGAGTAGCAGGCGTCTCCTCGGTTTTCGCAAGCGCCGCTGCTCTCGGTACCCAGCTTACTCTTAACGGGGTTTCCGATACCCTGATCCTCACCCGTCCCGCGGGAAAAACCCTGGAAAAAGACCTTATCCCCGAGCTTTCTGCCTATAATACCACCATGGCAATTTTCCTTGGCACGCAGAAGATCAGGGAAATTATGGAAAAAGTCCAGTGCCCGAAAGATACCCCTGTGGCGGTTGTCTTCCACGCATCCTGGGAAGATGAAGAAATTATCACAGGGACGGTTGAAGATATTGCAGACAAGGTGAAAGATGCAGGGATCACGCGCTCGGCAATGATAATTCTCGGCGGGGTTGTTGACCCTAAAAACTACAGGAGGTCCTACCTATACGGAGTGGCCCAGGAACCGTTGTAATTACCTTTGAAAGAAACAGGGAAATTGCATCAAAGATAGCAGAGCATCTTGAAGCTGACCTTCTGCTCTATGAAAAGGGCATTTTCAGGAAAGCCTTTGAAAACTACGGGGCAATCGTTGCAGTCTTTGCTACGGGCATTGTGGTAAGGGATATTGCCCCCCTTCTCGATAATAAATGGTCGGACCCGGCAGTAGTCGTTGTGGACTCAAACCTGAATTTCGCAATCCCTCTCCTTGGAGGGCATCACGGGGCAAACGAGATTTCCCGAAAGCTTGCGGAATTGGGGGCAGTTCCCGTGCTCACCACGGCTACCGAGGTCCACGGCAAGCCCTCGGTTGAAGGGATCGCTGACAGATTTGGCTGTGAGGTCTTCAATAAAGAATCCACAATCGCTGTAAACTGTGCCCTCCTTGACCGGCAGGTAGAAGTCCTTGAGGTTAAAGGGCCAAGGATTGTTATTGTGGACGAGGATGTTTCCGTGCTTGTGAGAAAAAAACAGGCTGAAGCACAGGATGAAAGTGCAGGAAACAGCTGATAATAAACACCCATTAGTAGTTAATAAGCCGATTAATGACGAAACTGCATAATAAAGCAGTGGAAAAGATTACTGATGATTCTCGGAATCGGAACCCGCAGGGGCATTACAAATGAAGAAGTCCTTGATGCCGTAAAACAGGCGCTTGATGAATGCGGCCTGAGTCTCCAGGAGATTACGGCTTTTGCCTCTGCGAAACTCAAGGAAAATGAGCGGGGCCTGCTGGAAGCATGTGAAATTCTCGGCATTCCGGTGAACTTTTTGCCGGATGAGGTTCTGAATAGTTACAACCCTCCTTCATCCTCCCAGGCTTCTCGCTTCGGGTTAAAAGGAGTTGCAGAGCCTGCTGCACTGGCCCTCTCGGAAAAACACGAATTGATTTGCAGGAAGAAAGTCTATGGCAGAGTCACAATCGCAATCGCAAGATAAGGCATCCGGCGGAAAACTCTACGTTGTAGGGATAGGGCCGGGCTCCGTGGAACAGCTAACCCTCAAAGCCCGGGAAGTAATCCTCAATGCCGATTACGTTCTCGGGAACAGTACCTACCTGGACCAGATGGAAAGTCTTCTCGGCACCCAGGAGGTAATCCGGAGTTTTATGGGAAAAGAGGTTGAAAGAGCCCGGAAAGCCGTGGAACTTGCAAAAAACGCAAACGTGGTCATGATCAGCGGGGGCGACACCAACGTCTACGGTATGGCAGGAATCGTGCTGGAGGTCGCTGAACACGAGAACCTTGACGTGGACATCGAAATCCTGCCCGGAGTTACAGCAGTCCTTGCCGGAGCAAGCCTTCTCGGCGCACCCGTGGTGACGGACTTTGCAGTTATCAGCTTAAGCGATCTCTTAACTCCCTGGGAGGTTATCGAAAAGCGGCTTAACATGGCTGCAGATGCCGATTTCGTGATCGGACTCTACAACCCGAAGAGCCGCAAGAGAAAGTCCAACTTTGCAAGGGCAATCGAAATCATCCGCAAGTACAAGGCCGGTTCCGTGCCTGTGGGGCTTGTCAAGAACGCCATGAGAGGGGAGGAGGAGGACCAGATCGTGACGACCCTCGGGGAAGTCATGGAATATGAGGACTGGGTGGACATGAGCACCGCTATTCTCATAGGCAACGGAGAGTCACGGATCTGGAAGTCTCCGAAAAAGGATATTATCATAACACCCAGGGGGTATCATAAGAAATATGACTACTGAAAAAAGTGCTAATGAAAGCGAAGAGAACCTTGAAGAGTTTACTGAGCTTACGGTGGAAGTAGACCCCGAACTTGTAAAGATCTGTACCGACTCGGGGGCAAGGACTGAAGAGGCAAAAGCCATTTACATGAAAAGCCGGACAATGATCCGGGAAATTGTCGGGAATTCAACACCCGAGGACCGTTTCCGCCAGCGCTGCGTAATTGCTACGGGCGACCTCTCGGTTGCCGATATCATGCGTTTTTCGCACAACCCCATCCCCGCAGGGGTTGAAGCAATTAAAAAAGGCGCTCCCATTTTCGTGGACATCAATATGGTAAAAGCCGGGATCACAAAGGTCGGTCACTCCTCGGAAGTGATCTGCGTCCTTGACGAAGACCCGAGCGCCGAAATCGCCAACAGATACGGAATTACCCGGACATCCGCAGGATACCTTGCCGCAAAAGACAAACTGGACGGGAGCATTATCGCAATCGGAAATGCACCTTCGGCTCTCATTATGGTCTGCAAACTCATTGAAAAAGGGGTCAGGCCTGCACTTATCATCGGTCTTCCGGTTGGCTTCGTAAACGCAGCTGAGTCCAGGGAAATGGTCCGGAACCTGAAAATTCCCATCCCCTCAATCAGCTGTGTCGGGACAAGGGGCGGGACTCCGATGGCTGTTGCCTGTGTAAACGAGCTTGTGGCAATCGCAAGGGAAAGTGAAGAATAACACTTTCGGCCCTCTTTTTTAATTTTTTCTTTTATCTCGAGCGAATTTTTGTTTCCTAACCGGTTTTTTAGTTACAACATACCTACTTTATTTTTCTCATTTTCAATAAATTTATATTTGTAATTCTCCATCTTGTAATCCGAATAAAGAAAAAAAATCATAGAACGATATGTATATTCTTTTTACATTATTCTCGGAGGCGGGTCTGATTGGGCAACAATGATGGAAAACTGGTTATTCTCCTTATGCTCCTGACAATCGCTTTGTTTTTCTATATCTCTCTTCCTTTCATGTTTAGGGGACCTGCAGCACCTCTTTTCGTAATACACAACCATGATATTAAGGGTCATGAAGTGGCAGTTGAAGTATTCGATCAGCAGAACAAATCAATAATAAACGAAACATACAGTCTTGAATCCGAAGGCGATTTTTCACAGGCTCGTCCTTCAAGCCTTCGGTTCCACCGGGAAAAAAGAGAGTATACGTTTAAGGTAACTATGGATAAACAGATTACAAGTACGGTTAAGATGGAAATTCCTAATAATTATTCCCTGGTTGATATTTGGTTATACAGTAAGGACTATGAGTCAGGAGAAATTGTCCCTATTTTCATGGAAATTGCAGAAACGGTATGAGAAGAAACAGGTTTAACCTATTGTTTTAACCTGCTGTTTCCTTCCCTAAATTTTTGTTTCAAATTGTGTCAAATGTATGCATATTGTTTGGTACGCTAAGTGAAAAATTTAAATGAGCCAGCTGAGGTGGTTCTGATAGGCCATCCAGAGTCCTACAAGGATAAGCACTATCCCGGCTCCTTTTTTGAAAGCTGCGTCGTATCTTGAGATGAGCTTTATTTTCGAAGTGGAGAGGTGAGCCGAGTATGCAAGCAGGAGCATGGGTACCGCAAACCCTGCGGAATAGATGAAAAGGGTCAGTGCACCGCTAGCAGTACTTCCTTCCAGGGCTACCATCGTCAGGATTGAGGCAAGGATAGGTCCCACGCAGGGAATCCAGAGCACTCCGAGGGAAAGTCCCAACAGAAGCCCTGAGATCGGGCCTTTCTCGTTCATTCCTGCAAGCAGGGGGAGCCTTGCAAAGGCGTTAAACAGGCTTATCTCAAAGAGCATTGCAAGCCCCATCGTGATGATCAGAAGTTCTGCCAGGATTTTTAGCTGTCCCAGGTGTGCCTGGAAAGCTGCTCCGAAGGCAGAGGTCACAACTCCCATGAGGGTGAAAGAAATAGATACTCCGAGCACTATAGCAAGGGGCCTTAACTTTCCTTTTCCTGTTGAACTTGCGAGAACTGCAGGAAGAAGGGGAAGGATGCATGGGGACAGGACGCTGAGGACTCCTGCACCAAACGCAACCACGGGTGAAATGGCTTCATAAGACATGGTTTGGTTCGCTGTTTTTCAGTTTGGTTTATGGTACCGTTTTTTAATCGGAAAATTGTTTTCCGTCTAAATTGGTCGAAACCCTGAGTTTTCCTACTGACACAGGCTTTGAAGTTCAGTTCTACTGGAAAGCCGCTTTTTTATTTTTTATTTTTATTATTTGTTCTCATAGTAAAGAACGGCTCTGTCAAGAAGTTCTTCATACACCTGTTTTTCCCTGAATCCCAGAACTCTTGCCTGGAATCTGTCCGTTGTGATGTTTCCGTCTTCTTGCATGTAAACGTATTCTCCGTTTTCAAGGCCCACGACAACAAAAGAATCAGGAATATAGGATATTCCGAAATACGCTCCGATTTCGGGACTCTGGTCTATATCTGCAGACATGACCGTGACTTCTCCGGTATATTCCGCTGCCAGGTCGCTCAGGATGGGTTTCATCTGCTGGCATGGTCCGCACCACTCAGCTCCTATTTTTATAAGGACAGGGCCTTCCTGGACGGATGTGTTTATCTGTTCCAGAGCGGTCATATTTTCCACAACGCTTATTTCCTGGGCACTGGTGGCATTTCCCGAATCATCAGTACAGCCTGCCGTAAAGATTACGGATGCGAGCAGGACTAATAGTATAGTTAACTTATTCATGTTCTCAACATTGCTTGTTCATTTTGTAGTTCTTTAAGCTTTCTGTATTAGTAATTCTCTCTTATTTCAAATAATTTTGTTTTTCCTGCGCCAGAAGGTCAGTAATCCTGCAGTTCAGCGGATGGGTAATTAGGGAATTTCATCCGGCCCCCAGAAATCCTCTCTGGACAGTGTTGCGGTGACTGATGAATTCCACGGAGTAAGGCCGAAAATGTGTAAAAAATGGAGTGTGAAAACAGGATTCATCTCGTTAACTTCTTACACAGAATGTAGTGGTCTTTCCCTGTTTGTAGCATTTCAGGTTTTTCAGCTCTGCATTCCGGGTCCGCATAAGGGCATTCTGTATAAAATACACAGCCTTCAAAACTAGAGGTAATGTCAGTTTTTGCCTCAAAATCAGGCTTTTGAGTCTCTTTTTCCTCCAAATCCCTACCTGGCTCGGATAAGAGCTGCCGGGTATAAGGGTGTTGAGGCCGGGAGAAAACTTCCTCTACGGCTCCGATCTCCAGGATCTTCCCTGCATACATTACAGCTGCCCGGTCGCACATATGCCTTACAACTTCGAGGTCGTGAGAAATAAAAAGCATACTCAGGGAAAGCTCCTTTTTGAGGTTCTTTATCAGATGCAGGATCTGTGCCTGTACTGATACGTCCAGGGAAGCCGTAATCTCATCCGCAATCAGGAAATGAGGTTTCAGGGACAGTGCTCTTGCTATGGAAACCCTCTGGTTTTGCCCCCCGCTCAACTGGTGAGGATATCGGTTTGCATGTTCCGGGGAAAGCCCTACCGATTTCAGAAGGAGGGGAACTTCGGCATAAGCTGCTTTCTTTTTAACTCCCTGAAGCCTGAGGGGCTCTGAAATGCTTGATTTTATCTTCATTTTCGGGTCAAGGGATGAATAGGGGTCCTGGAAGATCATCTGCATCCGGGGCTGTACTTTCAAAAACTCTTTTCTGGGAAGTCCTGTCAACTCTTTACCGTCAAAAAATATGGTCCCGGAGCCCGGCTGCTCAAAACGAAGGATGCACTTCCCAACAGTGCTTTTTCCACACCCGCTTTCCCCCACAAACCCGAGAGTTTCCCCTTTCCGGACTTCAAATGAAACATCATCTACTGCCTTTATAGCCTCTTTTTTGAAAATCCCCGATGAAAAATATTTTTTCAGCCCCCGGACTTCAAGCATACTTAAAACACCTCACCTGGCGTTTTCCCATTACGTGAAATAGTTCCGGGTGCTTATTTTTGCAAATCTCCATTGCATACCTGCACCGGGGGAAAAACCTGCACCCCTCCGGGAGAGCAGTCAAGGAAGGGCTTGATCCCGGAATCGGCTGCATTCCCCTGGAAGGAAGCGAATTCAAAAGCCCTTCTGAAAAAGGGTGCATCGGAGCCTTGAAAAACTCTTTGCAGTCTGCAATTTCTACAATTTCTCCTGCGTACATCACAGCAAGAGTCTCAAAGAGTTTTTCTGCAAGCTCCAGATCATGTGTAACTATAAACATTGACGCATTTCGGCTGATATCCTGCAAAAGGGATATGATTCTCCGCTTTATCCTGAGGTCCAGCCCGCTACTGGGTTCGTCCGCAATGATAAGGGAGGGGGCGGCTGCAATTCCCATGGCAATCATCACCCTTTGCCTCAGGCCCCCGCTCAGTTCGTGGGGGTACTGCCTGATGCGAAGAGCGGGGTCCCGGATGCTGACTCTATCCAGGAGAAGAATTAAATTTGTGTTTACCTCAGCTTTCGAAAAGCCTTCGCCTCTGATCAGGGCTTCCGAAAGCTGGTCCCCTATTGTAAATACAGGGTCAAGGGAAGTTGCCGGGTTTTGAAAAATTGCACCTATTTCCTTTCCGCGAATTTTCCTGATCTTCCGGGAAGACATCGAAAAAAGGTTTTCCCCTTTAAAAATGATCTCTCCTGAAAATGACGCATCTCCGGCCAGAAGCCCGAGAATAGCCAGGCAAAGCACCGTTTTTCCTGAGCCGGACTCTCCTATTATTCCAAAGCATTCCTTCTCCCTGACTATAAGGTCAATACTGTCAACTGCTTTCACAGGGCCTGTATCGTCAGGAAAATGAACTTTCAAATTCCGGATCTCAAGCAGGGGTGGAGAACCATTCCTGGATCCGGGATCAGGGGTAATAGGAATTCGCGTCATAATGAGTCCTTCTTCTGCTTTGATTTCGGATCAAACAAGTCCCTGAGCCCATCTCCCAGGAAATTAAACCCGAGGACGGTCAGCATTATCGAAATCCCTGGAAAGATCATAAGATATGGGGCGGTGCTGAAAAAATACCTCCCTTCATTAAGCATGGATCCCCATTCCGGAAGGGTTTGCACTCCAAACCCGAGAAAACTTAGGCCTGCAGATGCGAGGATCACATATCCCATCCCAAGGGTTCCCATAACAAGGAGAGGGGATGAGGCATGAGGAAGAACATGACGAACGATAACGTACAGATCGCTTCCCCCAAACCCTTTGGCTGCCGTTACGAATTCCCGGCTTTTAACCGTAAGTACCGACGCTCTTACCACTCTTGCATAGCCTGTCCACTCTATCAGGACAAGGGCCAGTACCATGTTGGCAAGTCCTCCCCCGAAAAGTCCCACGATCGCCAGGGCTAGAAACATGCTCGGAAAAGCCAGAACTCCGTCTACAAATCGCATAAGGACTTCATCTGCAAGCCCGCCTATGTAGCCGGCAGTGGTGCCGATGACTATCCCTGCAAAAAGAGACAGCGTCACGACTGAAATCCCTATCAGGAGGGATATGCGGCTCGCAAACAGTACCCTGCTCAGCACGCACCTCCCCAGATGGTCGGTACCGAAGGGATACTCGGAATTTGGAGGAGTCAGCCTCAGGTCCAGGTTTATTGCTTCCGGGTCATGAGGGGCAAGCCAGGCTGCAAAAAGAGCTATAAAGGTGAGGAAGCTGAGGATTATGATCCCGGCAAGTAAGCTCCTGTTTTTAATTCCGCATTTCATCTCGAATCCTCGGGTCAAGATAGCTGTAAGAAAGGTCAACAAGCAGGTTTATTGTTACAAAAAGAACGGCTACAAAGAGAAGGGTACCCTGGATCATGGGGTAGTCCCTGTTGTAAATTGAATTAACAATAAGATTTCCGAGCCCCGGCCAGGCAAATACGGTCTCAACCACTGCAGAACCGTTTAGCAGGTAGCCGAAATTCAGACCTGCCATGGTTATTACGGGAATCATGGCGTTTTTAAGGGCATGCTTTCCAATTACAACCTTTTCCGAAAGCCCTTTTGCCCTGGCTGCATAGATGTAGTCTTCCTGGAGCACTTCAAGGAAGCTGGCTCTCGTCAGGCGCATTGTAATTGCTGCGGAACTTGTCCCGAGAGTCAGCATCGGCAGGATAAGATATAAAAAGTCTCCGTTTTCTCCGAACCCCCCCGCAGGAAGAATTCGCAGGAAAACGGCAAAAACCAGTATCATAAGATAACCTTGCCAAAAATTTGGCATGGAAACCCCAAGGAGGGCAAAAAGCCTGCTAAGATCATCAATCCAGGTATCCCGCTTCAAAGCTGCAAGGATGCCTGCCGGAATCGAGATCGCAAGCGAGACCAGGAAACTTGCAATTGCAAGCTTGAAAGTTGCGGAAAAGGCCTGCAGGATTGCCTCTGAGACCGGGCGTTCGCTCATATATGAATAGCCAAGTTCACCATGCAACACATTTCCAAGCCAGTTGAGGTACTGCACGTACAGGGGCTTATCAAAACCTTCTTTAATCCTGAATTCTTCCACCGCGACAGGGTCAGCCCCTCCAGAGGAGCTTGTCAGGATGATTTCTGCAGGGTCTCCGGGAGTTATATAGATTAATGAAAAGCTGACAATAGAAATGAAAAGAAGTACAGGCGCCATAAACACTATCTTTCTTAATATGTGTGTTAGCATTTTTACACACGCCATTTTTAGCATTAATTTGTCTTTTTTTAGAATTTTTTGTTATTATCTTGTTTAATTTTTCACTCGATTCTTCATATATAGTATTTTCTATTTGTTTCAGCAGGTCTGGATTCATGATATTTCTAAAAATGGTAATAACTAATTGTAAAAATGGTTATAAGGCCTGGAAATCTCTTTTCAGGGTATAATTTTATAAAAAATTTTATTCATACTGATGAAAAACTCAATATGCTGAATACTTTCCACTGTAGTATATACCGGTTTCCAGAATTCAGTGAATAGTGGACAAAAAAGAGGAGATGGTAAATTGACAGATGATAGTAAATTGATAGGTGATGGTGAATTAACAAATGACGATATTACCTCCGAAGTTGTACATTATCTTGATGAAAACGGGGCTTCCGTAGCAGGAGTTGCAGGTTTTGATTCTCTGGATTCGAATCCTTATCCGGACCTGCAGAAGGCGGTAGTTTACGGGGTTGCACTGGACCCTGAATTTCTCAGGGAGCTCATCGATTGGCCCGATTCTGGGTATTCTGCCGAATGCACACGAGCCAACGGGAAACTGAGGGAACTGGGCACAAAGCTTGTAAGCTATCTGGAAGAGAGGGGATTTGAGGCAGTTTCCCTTGGTCCGACCACGGAAAATTTAGATAGGGAAAAATTAGCCGTGGATTTTCCCCACAAAACTGCGGCCACAAGGGTGGGCCTGGGCTGGATAGGCAAATGTGATCTCCTGGTTACAGA
This genomic interval carries:
- the cbiT gene encoding precorrin-6Y C5,15-methyltransferase (decarboxylating) subunit CbiT, with the translated sequence MLCIWFGPEKSYISGSNCTSGVNIISKLYRHRFNNTYLFFPRYNMSEIVSVSGGPTKPEIIAVSLSKLGLQDGDRFADVGCGTGSVSIEASRIARNLTIYAIDARKEALFATEANFNSFGIENARVLAGEASELLGSGGPIDLIDCAFVGGTKNIDTILEKLVEKKTRSIVVNAVRIETVVRTIEAMKRLGIFDEVVHIAVSRSAPIAGETMFKPENPVYIVVGKKQA
- a CDS encoding cobalt-factor II C(20)-methyltransferase, producing MLIGVGLGPGDPELLTLKAVNVLKNSDKVYVPGRLAKDLVAPYTDAEILEFPMIRDIEVLNTLWKENADRVADEARKGTVAFGLIGDPNFFSTFTHLKKVMNRHYPDVETATVPGISSITSFAARADVAVESSFEVSDGSEIGYKIHLKATQPRKIIEKLETEGYREFIFAERLFSDNELIISEKEDIPEKGNYFSIIYGKK
- a CDS encoding cobalt-precorrin-4/precorrin-4 C(11)-methyltransferase, whose translation is MERKVYFVGAGPGNPKLITVLGREMLEKADLVMYAGSLVNPEVLNYTKGETVDSYGLTLDETTKIIADAVDAGKFVVRLHSGDPSLYGSVIEQMEELKKYDIEVERVAGVSSVFASAAALGTQLTLNGVSDTLILTRPAGKTLEKDLIPELSAYNTTMAIFLGTQKIREIMEKVQCPKDTPVAVVFHASWEDEEIITGTVEDIADKVKDAGITRSAMIILGGVVDPKNYRRSYLYGVAQEPL
- a CDS encoding cobalamin biosynthesis protein CbiG, which codes for MFRKAFENYGAIVAVFATGIVVRDIAPLLDNKWSDPAVVVVDSNLNFAIPLLGGHHGANEISRKLAELGAVPVLTTATEVHGKPSVEGIADRFGCEVFNKESTIAVNCALLDRQVEVLEVKGPRIVIVDEDVSVLVRKKQAEAQDESAGNS
- a CDS encoding cobalamin biosynthesis protein, producing MILGIGTRRGITNEEVLDAVKQALDECGLSLQEITAFASAKLKENERGLLEACEILGIPVNFLPDEVLNSYNPPSSSQASRFGLKGVAEPAALALSEKHELICRKKVYGRVTIAIAR
- the cobJ gene encoding precorrin-3B C(17)-methyltransferase, whose translation is MAESQSQSQDKASGGKLYVVGIGPGSVEQLTLKAREVILNADYVLGNSTYLDQMESLLGTQEVIRSFMGKEVERARKAVELAKNANVVMISGGDTNVYGMAGIVLEVAEHENLDVDIEILPGVTAVLAGASLLGAPVVTDFAVISLSDLLTPWEVIEKRLNMAADADFVIGLYNPKSRKRKSNFARAIEIIRKYKAGSVPVGLVKNAMRGEEEDQIVTTLGEVMEYEDWVDMSTAILIGNGESRIWKSPKKDIIITPRGYHKKYDY
- a CDS encoding precorrin-8X methylmutase; the protein is MTTEKSANESEENLEEFTELTVEVDPELVKICTDSGARTEEAKAIYMKSRTMIREIVGNSTPEDRFRQRCVIATGDLSVADIMRFSHNPIPAGVEAIKKGAPIFVDINMVKAGITKVGHSSEVICVLDEDPSAEIANRYGITRTSAGYLAAKDKLDGSIIAIGNAPSALIMVCKLIEKGVRPALIIGLPVGFVNAAESREMVRNLKIPIPSISCVGTRGGTPMAVACVNELVAIARESEE
- a CDS encoding cytochrome c biogenesis CcdA family protein, encoding MSYEAISPVVAFGAGVLSVLSPCILPLLPAVLASSTGKGKLRPLAIVLGVSISFTLMGVVTSAFGAAFQAHLGQLKILAELLIITMGLAMLFEISLFNAFARLPLLAGMNEKGPISGLLLGLSLGVLWIPCVGPILASILTMVALEGSTASGALTLFIYSAGFAVPMLLLAYSAHLSTSKIKLISRYDAAFKKGAGIVLILVGLWMAYQNHLSWLI
- a CDS encoding thioredoxin family protein, with product MNKLTILLVLLASVIFTAGCTDDSGNATSAQEISVVENMTALEQINTSVQEGPVLIKIGAEWCGPCQQMKPILSDLAAEYTGEVTVMSADIDQSPEIGAYFGISYIPDSFVVVGLENGEYVYMQEDGNITTDRFQARVLGFREKQVYEELLDRAVLYYENK
- a CDS encoding ABC transporter ATP-binding protein; translated protein: MLEVRGLKKYFSSGIFKKEAIKAVDDVSFEVRKGETLGFVGESGCGKSTVGKCILRFEQPGSGTIFFDGKELTGLPRKEFLKVQPRMQMIFQDPYSSLDPKMKIKSSISEPLRLQGVKKKAAYAEVPLLLKSVGLSPEHANRYPHQLSGGQNQRVSIARALSLKPHFLIADEITASLDVSVQAQILHLIKNLKKELSLSMLFISHDLEVVRHMCDRAAVMYAGKILEIGAVEEVFSRPQHPYTRQLLSEPGRDLEEKETQKPDFEAKTDITSSFEGCVFYTECPYADPECRAEKPEMLQTGKDHYILCKKLTR
- a CDS encoding ABC transporter ATP-binding protein, producing the protein MTRIPITPDPGSRNGSPPLLEIRNLKVHFPDDTGPVKAVDSIDLIVREKECFGIIGESGSGKTVLCLAILGLLAGDASFSGEIIFKGENLFSMSSRKIRKIRGKEIGAIFQNPATSLDPVFTIGDQLSEALIRGEGFSKAEVNTNLILLLDRVSIRDPALRIRQYPHELSGGLRQRVMIAMGIAAAPSLIIADEPSSGLDLRIKRRIISLLQDISRNASMFIVTHDLELAEKLFETLAVMYAGEIVEIADCKEFFKAPMHPFSEGLLNSLPSRGMQPIPGSSPSLTALPEGCRFFPRCRYAMEICKNKHPELFHVMGKRQVRCFKYA
- a CDS encoding ABC transporter permease, encoding MKCGIKNRSLLAGIIILSFLTFIALFAAWLAPHDPEAINLDLRLTPPNSEYPFGTDHLGRCVLSRVLFASRISLLIGISVVTLSLFAGIVIGTTAGYIGGLADEVLMRFVDGVLAFPSMFLALAIVGLFGGGLANMVLALVLIEWTGYARVVRASVLTVKSREFVTAAKGFGGSDLYVIVRHVLPHASSPLLVMGTLGMGYVILASAGLSFLGFGVQTLPEWGSMLNEGRYFFSTAPYLMIFPGISIMLTVLGFNFLGDGLRDLFDPKSKQKKDSL
- the nikB gene encoding nickel ABC transporter permease is translated as MLTHILRKIVFMAPVLLFISIVSFSLIYITPGDPAEIILTSSSGGADPVAVEEFRIKEGFDKPLYVQYLNWLGNVLHGELGYSYMSERPVSEAILQAFSATFKLAIASFLVSLAISIPAGILAALKRDTWIDDLSRLFALLGVSMPNFWQGYLMILVFAVFLRILPAGGFGENGDFLYLILPMLTLGTSSAAITMRLTRASFLEVLQEDYIYAARAKGLSEKVVIGKHALKNAMIPVITMAGLNFGYLLNGSAVVETVFAWPGLGNLIVNSIYNRDYPMIQGTLLFVAVLFVTINLLVDLSYSYLDPRIRDEMRN
- a CDS encoding epoxyqueuosine reductase, which gives rise to MTDDSKLIGDGELTNDDITSEVVHYLDENGASVAGVAGFDSLDSNPYPDLQKAVVYGVALDPEFLRELIDWPDSGYSAECTRANGKLRELGTKLVSYLEERGFEAVSLGPTTENLDREKLAVDFPHKTAATRVGLGWIGKCDLLVTETFGSALRLNTVFTNAPLISGTPVERSFCGEYTKNFKKVA